Proteins from one Halovivax limisalsi genomic window:
- a CDS encoding S8 family serine peptidase, with protein MYFALNRRLFLIVLVAAVLLSVGAGVGAGLSVPSDQASGEPTSDGASGDVRTALQTTGDGDGPTKIATTAVDETGGTVTSAIDESVRNATGEIEVIVRFESADRARVQASDDAAATLERAASETQAPFETVAARTEGVSVEKSFWLANAALVTVDTDRVALESLATIDGVERIHRNYVLEGASAIGSESKATPPGPIGEGTGPAASSGGDASATPTATHDGGTTYGLDQINVPQAWDEFDTQGEGATVAILDSGVDVENHPELELAGWYDPINHRGEPYDDNGHGTHVTGTVGGHAKWTGTHYGVAPDVELLHGKVLGADGSGTWDVWVEAMQWATTHESGVDAISLSMGQDNAYRSDLIEPIRNANDVGIIVVAASMNEGEGTSGSPGNLYNTLAVGASDRSADIAGFSGGETVQKSNFHDAPTGWPDSWIVPDVAAPGSAVVSTAAGGGYEKLWGTSMATPHVAGVVALMQSVTEEDLDPADYREALIASAWKPDDAPDEKDIRYGHGIIDAYAAVDAVVNGSTVTGTVTGPEGDPLPDATVAVDDGETVRSVTTNATGQYELFATSGNRTLTAEAFGHGTNSTDVDVAENTSLSVDFALESGFDAAVSESQPEAVEAGANVTATVDVNAATELVVNATGSLAEDGLDLVVGGESASFGQPVSIPNGAETVTITVETPYDQTGELRLDHTFRGNGETLAVATGPTAVKAEFTSIAVVDTDRTYGGVVSRAIEDQLPANAAIRPTVRADVDHSSRPVDVYVVQKLGDGTAEPFINATNESDIGVVYLDQYWGANGIKKYADVTNDPEDTMAGWTNETVETVSYVVRSEHELFSGYDVGSRVPVADGWGSYSAFDNTSMNVLATVATESESSLGSGLAIDENTNTILAASLGLGPDTEFGSYTTEGAKLLANAVSAVEPEDPAFSGTVEIGGSPAPEGTTVEALIDGEVRGTTTVTSPGEYGTDGGLAVAGGPSTEGKRIAFEVDGMVAGENATWRQGASTELNLTVTGNASVAGTVIGDRTNAMISNATVAASGPYGTVTAETGSDGTFRIDERFPGEYSVTIDAPGYETVTRTVDLANGATATVNATLKGSATIEGRVIDAAAADAIANATLTVSASGTETPLANVTANATGAVVIDSIPAAGASYSIAVDATGYERANRTVSVDETNVTLDPLSLPGTASLGGCVETAAGESLPGVRIDAADGTGLAYETETGEGGDYRFDAVRGANRTYAVSFERAGFAANETTVANVSGSVADVNATLTQRAHYFALANLSAPGSVDAGDTVGLSATVSNPGSEDWNETVSLLVDGSEATSRNVSLNATDSVQRNENTTVTFSHEPDSAGNLTYTVATPNETANATVTVEESGGGGPALPPPPPESEPSLSIASVDLDAAEIEAGEAVAVSVVVANDGDAAGERTLELALDGSVVATTELSVPAGEETTATLSHVIEEPGEYDLAVAGEVVATVTVSEPGSPDGESDGEDGTSEDGTGGSDGVGDGGSDGNASGSSDDGSTDDESAADATAGGDGVPGFSPVAALVAIVLASALARRR; from the coding sequence ATGTATTTTGCGTTAAACCGTCGATTATTTTTGATAGTTTTGGTCGCGGCGGTCCTGCTGAGCGTCGGCGCTGGCGTCGGCGCGGGCCTTTCGGTCCCGTCGGACCAGGCGAGCGGCGAGCCGACGTCCGACGGGGCGAGCGGCGACGTCCGGACGGCGCTGCAAACGACCGGCGACGGTGACGGTCCGACGAAAATCGCCACGACCGCCGTCGACGAGACGGGCGGTACCGTGACGAGCGCGATCGACGAGTCCGTCCGCAACGCGACGGGCGAGATCGAGGTGATCGTGCGCTTCGAGTCGGCCGACCGGGCGAGGGTGCAGGCGAGCGACGACGCCGCGGCGACCCTCGAGCGGGCGGCCAGCGAGACGCAGGCGCCGTTCGAGACGGTGGCCGCTCGTACCGAAGGCGTCTCGGTCGAGAAGTCGTTCTGGCTCGCCAACGCCGCGCTGGTGACCGTCGACACCGACCGGGTCGCGCTCGAATCCTTGGCGACGATCGACGGCGTCGAACGGATTCACCGGAACTACGTACTCGAAGGAGCCAGTGCGATCGGGAGCGAATCGAAGGCGACGCCGCCGGGGCCGATCGGCGAGGGAACCGGTCCGGCGGCTTCCTCAGGTGGGGACGCGTCGGCGACGCCGACGGCCACGCACGACGGCGGCACGACCTACGGGCTAGACCAGATAAACGTCCCGCAAGCCTGGGACGAGTTCGACACGCAGGGCGAGGGGGCGACGGTGGCGATTCTCGACAGCGGCGTCGACGTCGAGAATCACCCGGAACTGGAACTCGCAGGATGGTACGATCCGATCAACCACCGTGGCGAGCCCTACGACGACAACGGCCACGGCACGCACGTGACCGGGACGGTCGGCGGCCACGCGAAGTGGACCGGAACGCACTACGGCGTCGCGCCGGACGTGGAATTACTCCACGGGAAAGTGCTGGGTGCCGACGGTAGCGGTACCTGGGACGTGTGGGTCGAAGCCATGCAGTGGGCGACGACCCACGAGAGCGGTGTCGACGCGATCTCCCTGAGCATGGGCCAGGATAACGCCTATCGGAGCGACCTTATCGAGCCCATTCGCAACGCCAACGACGTCGGGATCATCGTCGTCGCCGCGTCGATGAACGAGGGAGAGGGGACCTCGGGCTCACCGGGTAACCTCTACAACACGCTCGCGGTGGGTGCGTCCGACCGATCGGCGGACATCGCCGGGTTCTCCGGCGGCGAAACGGTGCAGAAATCGAACTTCCACGACGCGCCGACCGGATGGCCGGACTCGTGGATCGTCCCGGACGTCGCCGCCCCCGGTTCGGCCGTCGTGAGTACGGCCGCAGGCGGCGGGTACGAAAAGCTCTGGGGGACGAGCATGGCCACGCCACACGTCGCCGGCGTGGTGGCCCTCATGCAGTCGGTCACCGAGGAGGACCTCGATCCCGCAGACTACAGGGAGGCCCTGATCGCCTCCGCCTGGAAGCCGGACGACGCACCCGACGAGAAGGATATCCGATACGGCCACGGGATCATCGACGCCTACGCGGCCGTCGACGCAGTGGTCAACGGGAGCACGGTGACGGGAACGGTCACCGGACCCGAGGGGGATCCGCTTCCAGACGCGACGGTCGCCGTGGACGACGGTGAGACGGTCCGTAGCGTCACCACCAACGCGACGGGACAGTACGAGCTCTTCGCGACGAGCGGGAATCGAACGCTGACGGCCGAGGCGTTCGGCCACGGGACGAATTCGACCGACGTCGATGTGGCCGAGAACACGTCGTTGTCGGTCGACTTCGCGCTCGAAAGTGGCTTCGACGCCGCCGTGTCCGAATCACAGCCCGAAGCGGTGGAGGCCGGCGCGAACGTTACCGCGACGGTGGACGTCAATGCGGCGACCGAACTCGTTGTCAACGCGACCGGATCGCTCGCCGAAGACGGACTCGACCTCGTCGTCGGCGGCGAATCGGCATCGTTCGGCCAGCCGGTTTCCATTCCGAACGGTGCCGAGACGGTGACTATCACCGTCGAGACGCCCTACGACCAGACCGGCGAGCTCCGCCTCGATCACACATTCCGCGGAAACGGCGAGACATTGGCAGTCGCTACCGGGCCAACTGCGGTCAAAGCGGAGTTCACGTCGATCGCGGTCGTCGACACCGACAGAACGTACGGTGGTGTGGTCTCCCGCGCGATCGAAGACCAGCTTCCGGCGAATGCGGCCATCCGACCGACCGTACGTGCCGACGTAGACCACTCGTCGCGTCCAGTGGACGTCTACGTGGTTCAGAAACTCGGCGACGGCACCGCGGAACCGTTCATCAACGCGACGAACGAGTCGGACATCGGCGTCGTCTATCTGGATCAGTACTGGGGCGCGAACGGGATCAAGAAGTACGCCGACGTGACCAATGATCCGGAAGATACCATGGCTGGGTGGACGAATGAGACGGTGGAGACGGTCTCCTACGTCGTCCGATCCGAGCACGAACTGTTTTCCGGGTACGATGTCGGGTCGCGTGTTCCCGTCGCAGATGGATGGGGTAGTTATAGCGCCTTCGACAACACCTCGATGAACGTGCTCGCGACAGTCGCAACCGAGTCCGAGAGTTCACTCGGAAGCGGACTCGCCATAGACGAAAACACCAACACCATCCTCGCAGCCTCACTCGGCCTGGGTCCTGACACGGAGTTCGGAAGCTACACAACCGAAGGAGCAAAGCTGCTCGCGAACGCGGTGTCGGCGGTCGAGCCCGAAGATCCGGCGTTCTCGGGAACAGTCGAGATCGGCGGAAGTCCGGCCCCCGAAGGAACGACCGTCGAGGCCCTGATCGACGGCGAGGTCAGGGGAACGACGACGGTGACGAGTCCCGGCGAGTACGGCACCGACGGCGGCCTGGCCGTCGCCGGCGGTCCGAGCACCGAGGGGAAGCGGATCGCCTTCGAGGTCGACGGGATGGTCGCCGGTGAAAATGCGACGTGGCGGCAGGGTGCCTCGACCGAGCTGAACCTGACGGTGACGGGCAACGCGTCGGTCGCGGGCACGGTCATCGGCGACCGGACGAACGCCATGATCTCGAACGCGACGGTCGCCGCGAGCGGCCCCTACGGTACGGTCACCGCCGAGACAGGCAGTGACGGTACCTTCCGGATCGACGAGCGGTTCCCGGGCGAGTACAGCGTCACGATCGACGCGCCGGGCTACGAGACCGTCACCCGGACGGTCGATCTCGCGAACGGCGCCACCGCGACGGTGAACGCGACCCTGAAGGGGAGCGCCACGATCGAGGGACGCGTGATCGACGCCGCCGCGGCGGACGCGATCGCGAACGCGACCCTCACCGTCAGCGCCAGCGGTACTGAGACGCCCCTGGCGAACGTGACGGCGAACGCCACCGGCGCTGTCGTCATCGATTCGATCCCGGCCGCCGGGGCGTCGTACTCGATCGCCGTCGACGCGACCGGCTACGAGCGCGCGAACCGGACCGTCTCGGTCGACGAAACCAACGTCACGCTCGATCCCCTCTCGCTACCGGGGACGGCATCGCTTGGGGGCTGCGTCGAAACCGCCGCGGGCGAGTCGCTTCCAGGGGTCCGCATCGACGCGGCCGACGGGACCGGCCTCGCGTACGAGACCGAGACGGGCGAGGGCGGCGACTACCGGTTCGACGCCGTCCGCGGCGCGAACCGAACGTACGCGGTCTCGTTCGAACGGGCCGGGTTCGCCGCGAACGAGACCACGGTCGCGAACGTGTCCGGATCGGTCGCGGACGTGAACGCGACCCTCACCCAGCGGGCGCACTACTTCGCCCTCGCCAACCTGTCGGCGCCGGGGAGCGTCGACGCGGGCGATACGGTCGGGCTCTCGGCGACCGTCTCGAACCCCGGCTCCGAGGACTGGAACGAAACCGTGTCACTGCTGGTCGACGGGTCCGAGGCGACGAGCCGAAACGTCTCACTGAACGCCACCGACTCCGTGCAGCGGAACGAGAACACCACGGTCACCTTCAGCCACGAACCCGACTCGGCCGGGAATCTGACCTACACCGTCGCCACCCCGAACGAGACGGCGAACGCGACCGTCACCGTCGAGGAATCGGGCGGTGGCGGCCCGGCATTGCCGCCACCGCCGCCGGAGTCGGAGCCGTCGCTCTCGATCGCGTCGGTGGACCTCGACGCCGCGGAGATCGAAGCCGGTGAGGCCGTTGCCGTCTCCGTCGTCGTCGCGAACGACGGTGACGCCGCCGGGGAGCGGACGCTCGAACTCGCGCTCGACGGTTCGGTCGTCGCGACGACCGAGCTCTCGGTGCCGGCCGGGGAGGAAACCACGGCGACGCTCTCACACGTCATCGAGGAACCCGGCGAGTACGACCTCGCGGTCGCCGGCGAGGTCGTCGCGACCGTGACGGTCTCAGAGCCGGGGTCGCCGGACGGCGAATCCGACGGCGAGGACGGGACCAGCGAAGACGGGACTGGCGGCTCGGACGGGGTCGGTGACGGGGGATCGGACGGGAACGCATCCGGGTCGTCGGACGACGGCTCCACCGACGACGAGTCGGCAGCGGACGCGACCGCTGGCGGCGACGGCGTGCCCGGCTTCTCGCCCGTGGCCGCCCTCGTCGCGATCGTGCTCGCGAGCGCCCTCGCTCGGCGTCGGTAG
- a CDS encoding carboxypeptidase regulatory-like domain-containing protein translates to MEFTMEKLSAATASLVVVLAVVSLTGGAVAGADLAVSDGAVANESESTTDVEIDRALQDAEGEVEVIVRFEPVDRATVQASENAVETLKTKASASQGPLHRFAARTDGVTVENEFWITNAALVTVDTERVPLAAIGRIDGVDQVHENFEVEVQSESVHSDTVVGISGSDATSDSNDYTYGLEQVNAPQVWDEYGTKGSGVKVAVLDTGVDPDHPDIDLYTTDSSDPTYPGGWAEFDGYGDRISGSTPYDSGDHGTHVTGTVSGADNSGKWIGVAPETNVMHGLVLSGGSGSFAQISAGMEWAVTNDADVISMSLGAEGYYSQLIDPVRNAQAAGSLVVAAAGNDGEGTSGTPGNIYDSFAIGASDANENIASFSSGETVDTDVDWGSDAPSDWPAEYIVPDVAAPGVSIKSSVPGGGYDTKPGTSMATPHVSGVVSLMESATDRDLTPAEITTALEETARKPADAPDSQDTRYGHGIVDAFAATQSVASGSVTGTVTDNATGEVIDGATVTIEGVDDDWRATTQTDASGTYEFRDVPAVRDYTVTVTATGYEQSAVQTTPVQQGSVTEDLALDGNATLSGTLVDATEQSNAAVATTSADVTVTFADGSAFSTSTTTDADGNFALSKVAGDSTVDLTIDVSGYRTATNESIAVPDDGAVDLDSIPITGDANLSLTVEDRYSNAPVDGAAVELRNDSLGTYAGTGDGTGGYNLSNVSSGYEYTLVVDAAGYRANETRLTELTELTGGDNDVGAVQVDGDGVVEGTIIDAASAGTSAGSTAPVSGANVTVTYPDGVTETKPNRTDGDGWFRVDGIPGDGSDYTVNVTATGYVPLEEPITVRESETVDFDRELAGDAAINASVTAALTGDALANASVTVTGPDGDLVIGPTGANESGHVHVPNVPGTGSEYNVSIEAPGYEAISETVTVDSGSTPSVDVALQGGAAIDGTVVDTVTDRGIENASVTVSIPDREIEIDANVTSESGAFTLEHVPGTGASYAVNASAPGYENVSQTVSVEGTEHSIGGLSMAGNASIAGTVNTTTGERIENVSVAAAAKGGTYRTTTAGDGTYHLAQIPGTGVSYEVAFGHRVFENESRTESVSTDVVDYNVTLTQHAYYFGVENVSAPETVTVGDTVEIAATVSNLGTADWNQSVRLLANETEVSSKNVSLNATDTWRTANRTTVAFSHTPEAAGAVTYDVVANETASATVTVEESGGGGLPLPPPPESEPSLSVVDATLATDEIEAGGVATVVVTVANTGDADGSRTLTLELDGDAVATTDVSVPAGEKTKTTLEHGIDEPGEYDLAVDGESAGRVTVVDPESSGAESAGAASDEGASGEASAETDPENATDGSDGGGDDPGADSPDAPGDDGIPGFSPVAALVALMAFCVIIAHTRRRDD, encoded by the coding sequence ATGGAATTCACGATGGAGAAACTATCGGCGGCGACCGCCAGTCTAGTGGTCGTTCTGGCGGTCGTTTCGCTGACAGGAGGCGCAGTCGCCGGCGCCGATCTCGCTGTTTCGGACGGTGCGGTGGCGAACGAGAGCGAGTCGACGACCGACGTCGAGATCGATCGAGCCCTGCAGGACGCCGAGGGCGAGGTCGAAGTGATCGTCCGGTTCGAGCCGGTCGATCGGGCGACCGTGCAGGCGAGCGAGAACGCCGTCGAGACGCTCAAGACCAAAGCGAGCGCGTCGCAGGGTCCGCTCCACCGATTCGCCGCGCGAACGGACGGCGTGACCGTCGAGAACGAGTTCTGGATTACCAACGCGGCGCTCGTGACGGTGGATACGGAGCGGGTGCCGCTGGCGGCGATCGGGAGGATCGACGGCGTCGACCAGGTTCACGAAAACTTCGAGGTGGAGGTCCAATCTGAGTCGGTCCACTCAGACACCGTCGTCGGAATCAGTGGATCGGACGCCACGTCGGATTCGAACGACTATACGTACGGACTGGAGCAGGTCAACGCGCCGCAAGTCTGGGATGAATACGGGACGAAAGGAAGCGGCGTCAAGGTGGCCGTACTCGACACGGGTGTCGACCCTGATCACCCCGATATCGACCTCTACACAACGGATTCGAGTGATCCGACGTATCCGGGCGGCTGGGCCGAATTCGATGGGTACGGCGATCGGATATCGGGTTCGACGCCGTACGATTCGGGCGATCACGGGACGCACGTCACTGGAACGGTCAGCGGCGCGGACAACAGCGGGAAGTGGATCGGCGTCGCACCGGAGACGAACGTGATGCACGGGCTGGTACTCTCCGGCGGCTCCGGATCGTTCGCCCAGATTTCGGCCGGGATGGAGTGGGCGGTGACCAACGACGCAGACGTAATCAGCATGAGCCTCGGGGCGGAAGGGTACTACTCACAGCTTATCGATCCCGTTCGCAACGCCCAGGCAGCGGGGAGTTTAGTCGTAGCTGCGGCCGGGAACGACGGCGAAGGGACGTCGGGAACGCCGGGGAACATTTACGATTCGTTCGCGATCGGAGCCTCCGACGCGAACGAAAATATCGCCTCCTTTTCGAGCGGCGAAACGGTCGACACGGACGTCGACTGGGGAAGCGACGCGCCGAGTGATTGGCCGGCCGAGTACATCGTGCCAGACGTCGCGGCTCCAGGAGTATCGATCAAAAGTTCGGTGCCTGGCGGCGGATACGACACGAAACCCGGCACGTCGATGGCAACACCCCACGTCTCGGGGGTCGTTTCGCTAATGGAATCGGCAACGGACCGCGACCTCACGCCAGCGGAAATCACGACCGCACTCGAGGAAACTGCCCGGAAGCCTGCGGATGCACCCGACTCCCAGGACACGCGCTACGGACACGGCATCGTCGACGCGTTCGCGGCGACGCAATCCGTCGCGTCGGGATCGGTCACCGGCACCGTCACGGACAACGCAACCGGCGAGGTGATCGACGGAGCCACCGTGACGATCGAGGGGGTCGACGACGATTGGCGTGCGACCACCCAGACCGACGCGAGCGGAACCTACGAGTTCCGGGACGTGCCTGCGGTGCGCGACTATACGGTGACCGTGACCGCCACTGGATACGAGCAATCGGCCGTCCAAACGACGCCCGTCCAGCAAGGGTCCGTGACGGAAGACCTCGCGCTCGACGGCAACGCGACGCTCTCCGGGACGCTCGTCGACGCGACCGAACAATCGAACGCGGCCGTCGCGACCACCTCGGCCGACGTCACCGTCACGTTCGCCGACGGCTCCGCGTTCTCGACGTCGACCACGACCGACGCGGACGGGAATTTCGCTCTCTCGAAGGTCGCCGGCGATTCGACGGTCGACCTGACGATCGACGTCTCCGGCTACCGGACGGCGACGAACGAATCGATTGCCGTTCCGGATGACGGCGCCGTCGACCTCGACTCCATCCCGATCACCGGCGACGCGAACCTCTCCCTTACCGTCGAGGACCGGTACTCGAACGCCCCCGTCGACGGTGCAGCGGTCGAATTGCGCAACGACTCACTCGGAACGTACGCGGGAACCGGCGACGGTACTGGTGGTTACAACCTTTCGAACGTTTCGAGCGGCTACGAGTACACCCTCGTCGTCGACGCCGCCGGCTACCGAGCCAACGAGACGCGGCTGACCGAGTTGACGGAACTAACAGGCGGTGACAACGACGTCGGGGCGGTGCAGGTCGACGGTGACGGCGTCGTCGAGGGGACCATCATCGACGCGGCCTCGGCCGGGACGAGCGCGGGTTCGACTGCACCGGTCTCCGGCGCGAACGTGACGGTCACCTACCCCGACGGGGTGACCGAGACCAAGCCGAATCGGACCGACGGTGACGGTTGGTTCCGCGTCGACGGAATTCCCGGCGACGGCTCGGACTACACCGTCAACGTGACCGCCACCGGTTACGTACCGCTCGAGGAACCGATCACGGTCCGAGAATCCGAAACCGTCGACTTCGACCGAGAACTCGCCGGCGATGCGGCGATCAACGCGAGCGTCACGGCCGCGCTGACCGGCGACGCGCTCGCCAACGCGTCGGTGACCGTCACCGGACCCGACGGCGATCTCGTGATCGGGCCGACGGGGGCGAACGAATCCGGTCACGTCCACGTGCCGAACGTTCCCGGGACCGGTTCGGAGTACAACGTGTCGATCGAAGCGCCGGGCTACGAGGCAATTTCGGAGACGGTGACGGTCGACTCCGGATCCACCCCATCAGTCGACGTCGCACTCCAGGGCGGCGCGGCAATCGACGGGACGGTGGTCGACACCGTGACCGACCGCGGAATCGAGAATGCGTCGGTGACCGTGTCCATCCCCGACAGGGAGATCGAGATCGACGCGAACGTGACTTCCGAGTCGGGTGCGTTCACGCTCGAACACGTCCCCGGGACGGGCGCGTCCTACGCGGTCAACGCGAGCGCACCCGGCTACGAGAACGTCTCCCAAACGGTCTCGGTCGAAGGGACCGAGCACTCGATCGGCGGCCTCTCGATGGCGGGCAACGCGTCGATCGCCGGGACCGTGAACACCACCACCGGTGAACGGATCGAGAACGTCTCCGTCGCGGCCGCGGCGAAGGGGGGAACCTACCGAACGACGACCGCCGGGGATGGGACCTACCACCTCGCACAGATCCCGGGCACTGGCGTGTCGTACGAAGTCGCGTTCGGCCACCGGGTCTTCGAGAACGAGTCGCGAACCGAGTCCGTCTCGACCGACGTCGTCGACTACAACGTAACCCTGACGCAGCACGCGTACTACTTCGGGGTCGAGAACGTCTCGGCCCCGGAGACCGTCACCGTCGGCGACACCGTCGAGATCGCGGCGACCGTCTCGAACCTCGGGACTGCCGACTGGAACCAATCGGTCAGGCTGCTGGCCAACGAGACCGAAGTCAGTAGCAAAAACGTCTCGCTGAACGCGACCGACACCTGGCGGACGGCCAACCGGACCACCGTCGCCTTCTCGCACACGCCGGAAGCGGCGGGGGCGGTAACCTACGACGTCGTCGCCAACGAGACGGCGAGTGCGACCGTCACCGTCGAGGAGTCCGGCGGCGGTGGCCTCCCGCTTCCGCCACCGCCGGAATCCGAGCCGTCGCTCTCCGTCGTCGACGCGACCCTCGCGACCGACGAGATAGAGGCCGGCGGCGTGGCGACCGTTGTCGTGACGGTCGCAAACACCGGCGACGCTGATGGTTCCAGGACGCTCACCCTCGAACTCGACGGCGACGCGGTCGCGACGACGGACGTGTCGGTCCCCGCCGGCGAGAAGACCAAGACGACGCTCGAACACGGCATCGACGAACCGGGCGAGTACGATCTCGCAGTCGACGGCGAAAGCGCGGGGAGGGTCACCGTCGTCGACCCCGAATCGAGTGGCGCGGAATCGGCGGGCGCGGCGAGCGACGAGGGAGCCAGCGGCGAAGCGTCGGCCGAGACGGACCCGGAGAACGCGACGGACGGGTCCGACGGCGGAGGCGATGATCCCGGTGCGGATTCACCGGACGCCCCTGGCGACGACGGGATTCCAGGCTTCTCGCCCGTGGCCGCCCTCGTCGCGCTGATGGCGTTCTGCGTGATTATCGCCCACACCCGTCGTCGAGACGACTAA